One Candidatus Desulfatibia profunda DNA window includes the following coding sequences:
- the sucD gene encoding succinate--CoA ligase subunit alpha has product MSVFVDKHTRLVVQGITGKEGQFHTRQCMAYGTKVVAGVTPGKGGQKMDDVPVFNTVQAAVKQAGANCSMIFVPPAFAADAVMEAADAGIELIVAITEGIPVMDMLKVKNYLEGKSSRLIGPNCPGIITPGECKVGIMPGPIHKPGGPIGVVSRSGTLTYEVVHQLTMQGIGQTTCIGIGGDPVNGTNFIDCLAAFEKDPETKGIVLVGEIGGMAEEDAAEFIAAHVSKPVVGFIAGLTAPPGRRMGHAGAIISGKSGTAQGKIEAMKAGGIHVCENLGTFGEMCAEVFK; this is encoded by the coding sequence GTGAGTGTATTTGTTGACAAGCATACGCGTCTGGTGGTTCAGGGAATTACAGGCAAAGAAGGGCAGTTTCATACCCGCCAGTGTATGGCCTACGGCACCAAGGTAGTGGCCGGGGTTACACCGGGCAAAGGTGGCCAGAAGATGGACGATGTACCGGTATTCAATACCGTTCAAGCGGCGGTGAAGCAGGCCGGTGCAAACTGCAGCATGATTTTTGTACCGCCGGCCTTTGCCGCCGATGCCGTTATGGAGGCTGCCGACGCCGGGATCGAGTTGATTGTCGCCATCACCGAAGGTATCCCGGTGATGGACATGCTGAAAGTCAAGAATTACCTGGAGGGCAAATCATCCCGGCTGATCGGTCCCAATTGTCCGGGGATCATCACGCCGGGTGAGTGCAAGGTGGGCATTATGCCGGGCCCGATCCACAAGCCCGGAGGCCCCATCGGAGTTGTTTCCCGATCCGGAACACTGACCTACGAAGTCGTCCACCAGTTGACAATGCAAGGCATCGGCCAGACAACCTGTATCGGGATCGGCGGCGATCCGGTCAACGGCACCAATTTTATCGACTGCCTGGCGGCCTTTGAAAAGGATCCCGAGACCAAAGGAATCGTTCTGGTGGGTGAAATCGGCGGTATGGCCGAAGAGGACGCCGCTGAATTCATCGCTGCGCATGTCAGCAAGCCGGTGGTCGGATTTATAGCCGGTCTGACCGCGCCTCCGGGCCGACGCATGGGGCATGCCGGCGCCATTATCAGCGGCAAAAGCGGCACGGCCCAAGGAAAGATCGAGGCCATGAAGGCCGGCGGCATCCACGTTTGTGAAAATCTCGGCACCTTCGGGGAAATGTGTGCCGAAGTATTTAAGTAA
- a CDS encoding succinate dehydrogenase cytochrome b subunit codes for MNWLIDNFRTSIGKKLLMAVTGFCFCCFLSLHLAGNLTIYGGKDFFNAYAGHLHSLGPLLTVAEWILLTLAVIHVLTGATLFYQNFRSQPVGYSVKKRAGGRSLGSATMPYTGFIILAFVIFHLLNFHFADKRNTTIYQIVSSAFADPVYVSIYFAAMIVVAVHVSHGFWSLFQTIGANHPKYMPLIMGTGIAFSLIVGIGFGFIPIYFVLMA; via the coding sequence ATGAACTGGCTTATCGATAATTTCCGGACTTCCATTGGCAAAAAACTGCTGATGGCCGTCACCGGGTTTTGCTTTTGCTGTTTTTTGAGCTTGCATCTAGCCGGCAATTTGACCATTTACGGCGGCAAAGATTTTTTTAACGCCTATGCCGGGCACCTGCATTCCTTGGGACCGCTCCTCACCGTCGCTGAATGGATCCTTTTGACTCTGGCTGTCATTCACGTGCTGACAGGCGCAACACTTTTTTATCAAAATTTCAGATCGCAACCGGTCGGATATTCGGTCAAAAAACGTGCCGGCGGCCGCAGTCTGGGTTCGGCCACCATGCCGTACACCGGTTTTATCATTCTGGCGTTTGTTATTTTTCACCTTTTAAATTTTCATTTTGCCGACAAGCGCAATACCACGATCTATCAAATCGTCTCCAGTGCCTTCGCCGATCCGGTATATGTAAGCATTTATTTTGCAGCCATGATCGTAGTAGCGGTTCACGTCAGCCACGGCTTCTGGAGTCTGTTTCAGACCATCGGTGCCAATCACCCCAAATACATGCCTCTGATTATGGGAACAGGCATTGCCTTCAGCCTGATTGTCGGAATCGGTTTTGGTTTTATCCCAATCTATTTTGTGCTGATGGCCTGA
- a CDS encoding fumarate reductase/succinate dehydrogenase flavoprotein subunit, with the protein MQLDAKIPGGPLAEKWDRHRFELKLVNPANKRKYDIIVVGTGLAGGSASASLAELGYNVKTFCIQDSPRRAHSIAAQGGINAAKNYTNEGDSIWRLFYDTIKGGDFRAREANVYRLAQVSNNIIDQCVAQGVPFARDYGGLLANRSFGGAQVSRTFYARGQTGQQLLLGAYSALMRQGAAGQVTLFPRREMLGLVVVNGQARGIVARNLITGKIEAHVAHAVVLCTGGYGNVFFLSTNAMSSNVTASFRAYKKGAGFANPCYTQIHPTCIPVHGTYQSKLTLMSESLRNDGRVWVPKNAGDQRPPSQIPESERDYYLENKYPSFGNLVPRDVASRNAKAMCDQGQGVGETRLAVYLDFADAIKRYGKHVIEQRYGNLFQMYAKITAQDPYETPMMIYPAVHYTMGGLWVDYNLMSTIPGLFVLGEANFSDHGANRLGASALMQGLADGYFVIPYTIGGYLVGTQLAEISTSHPAFTEATLSVENSINKLLSINGKRTVDDFHRHLGRILWDYCGMSRNNEGLAKARTMIQELRAEFWENVVVPVSKEQFNQSLERAGRVVDFLEFAELLVIDTLARQESCGGHFNEAHQTQEHEAKRDDENFCHVAVWEHVDDSKEPAFHKEPLIFENVKLTQRSYK; encoded by the coding sequence ATGCAACTTGATGCAAAAATACCGGGCGGTCCTTTGGCTGAAAAATGGGATCGGCACCGTTTCGAACTGAAACTGGTCAACCCTGCCAACAAAAGGAAGTATGACATTATTGTCGTCGGTACCGGCCTTGCCGGCGGCAGTGCCTCGGCCTCTTTGGCCGAACTGGGATATAACGTAAAAACGTTCTGCATCCAGGACAGCCCGCGGCGCGCCCACAGTATTGCCGCCCAGGGCGGCATCAATGCAGCCAAGAATTACACCAATGAAGGCGACAGTATCTGGCGTCTGTTTTATGACACCATCAAGGGTGGCGATTTCCGGGCCCGGGAAGCCAACGTCTATCGTCTGGCCCAGGTCAGCAACAACATTATCGACCAGTGCGTTGCCCAGGGGGTTCCCTTTGCGCGGGATTACGGCGGGTTGCTGGCCAACCGGTCGTTTGGGGGCGCCCAGGTTTCCAGAACCTTCTATGCCAGGGGCCAGACCGGCCAACAGCTTTTGCTGGGCGCCTACAGCGCCCTGATGCGCCAGGGGGCGGCCGGGCAGGTCACCCTGTTTCCCCGCCGGGAAATGCTCGGTCTTGTGGTGGTCAATGGACAGGCCCGGGGGATCGTCGCCCGCAATCTGATTACCGGCAAAATCGAAGCCCACGTTGCCCACGCCGTTGTGCTGTGTACCGGCGGATACGGCAATGTGTTCTTTCTGTCTACCAATGCCATGTCATCCAATGTTACGGCGAGCTTCAGGGCCTATAAAAAAGGGGCCGGCTTTGCCAACCCTTGTTATACCCAGATCCATCCCACCTGTATTCCGGTTCACGGCACCTATCAATCCAAACTGACCCTGATGAGCGAGAGCTTGCGCAATGACGGCCGCGTCTGGGTTCCCAAAAATGCCGGGGATCAGCGCCCGCCAAGCCAGATTCCGGAATCCGAAAGGGATTATTACCTTGAAAACAAATACCCCAGTTTCGGCAACCTGGTTCCCCGGGATGTGGCCTCCCGCAATGCCAAAGCCATGTGTGACCAGGGCCAAGGCGTGGGAGAAACGCGGCTGGCGGTTTATCTTGATTTTGCAGACGCCATCAAACGGTATGGCAAACATGTGATTGAACAAAGGTACGGCAACCTTTTTCAGATGTATGCAAAAATTACCGCCCAAGATCCTTACGAAACCCCCATGATGATCTATCCGGCGGTCCATTACACCATGGGCGGGCTGTGGGTTGATTACAACCTGATGAGCACGATACCCGGTCTGTTTGTCCTTGGCGAAGCCAACTTCTCCGACCACGGCGCCAACCGCCTGGGCGCCAGCGCGCTGATGCAGGGGCTGGCGGACGGATATTTTGTCATTCCCTACACCATCGGCGGCTATCTTGTCGGAACGCAACTTGCGGAAATCAGCACAAGCCATCCGGCATTTACGGAAGCCACCCTATCGGTTGAAAATTCCATCAATAAGTTGCTCAGCATCAACGGGAAGCGGACTGTGGATGATTTCCATCGACATTTGGGGCGCATTCTGTGGGATTACTGCGGCATGTCGAGAAACAACGAGGGTCTGGCCAAGGCCCGCACGATGATCCAGGAACTGAGGGCGGAATTCTGGGAAAATGTTGTTGTTCCGGTCTCTAAAGAGCAATTCAACCAGAGTCTTGAACGGGCCGGCCGTGTGGTGGATTTTCTGGAATTTGCAGAATTGCTGGTCATCGATACCCTGGCCCGTCAGGAATCCTGCGGCGGACATTTCAATGAAGCCCATCAGACTCAAGAACACGAGGCCAAACGTGACGATGAAAACTTCTGCCATGTGGCCGTATGGGAACACGTCGACGACAGCAAGGAACCTGCTTTCCACAAGGAACCGCTTATTTTTGAAAACGTCAAATTAACCCAGAGGAGTTACAAGTGA
- the mdh gene encoding malate dehydrogenase has product MDKKVTVIGAGNVGATAAQRLAEKELCDVVLIDIIEGVPQGKALDLAEAAPIEKHDARLIGANNYDVSEGSDIVIITAGIPRKPGMSRDDLLKTNASIMKDVTGKVAERSPKAVLIIVSNPLDAMCHVAYETSGFPKNRVLGMAGVLDSARFRTFISMELDVSVESTHAFVLGGHGDTMVPLPRYSTVAGIPITELMSPERIDALVKRTATGGAEIVSLLKTGSAYYAPASAAVEMAESILKDKKKILPCAAYLEGEYGINDLFIGVPVKLGAKGIEEIIQISLTDQEQAALEKSAAAVRELVEALKKL; this is encoded by the coding sequence ATGGACAAAAAAGTGACCGTAATCGGGGCTGGAAATGTGGGCGCGACAGCCGCCCAGCGTCTGGCTGAAAAAGAGTTGTGTGATGTTGTCTTGATTGACATCATTGAAGGTGTTCCCCAGGGAAAGGCCCTTGACCTTGCCGAGGCCGCGCCCATTGAAAAGCACGATGCCCGCCTTATCGGTGCCAACAATTATGATGTCTCCGAAGGATCCGATATTGTCATTATCACCGCGGGCATTCCGCGAAAACCCGGCATGAGCCGTGACGACCTTCTAAAAACCAATGCCAGCATAATGAAAGACGTTACGGGCAAGGTGGCCGAACGTTCTCCCAAAGCCGTCCTTATTATTGTGAGCAATCCTCTGGATGCCATGTGTCATGTTGCCTATGAAACCAGCGGCTTTCCGAAGAACCGAGTCCTCGGCATGGCGGGCGTCCTCGATTCGGCCCGCTTCAGAACTTTTATATCCATGGAGCTTGACGTTTCGGTTGAAAGTACCCATGCATTTGTTCTTGGCGGCCACGGCGATACCATGGTGCCGCTGCCGCGCTACTCTACGGTAGCCGGCATACCGATTACCGAGTTGATGTCGCCAGAACGGATTGATGCCCTGGTAAAAAGGACGGCAACCGGCGGGGCCGAAATCGTCAGCTTGCTGAAAACCGGAAGCGCCTACTATGCACCGGCATCTGCGGCCGTGGAGATGGCCGAGTCGATTCTGAAAGATAAAAAGAAAATTCTTCCGTGCGCAGCCTATCTTGAGGGCGAATACGGCATCAACGATCTTTTTATCGGTGTTCCGGTTAAACTGGGCGCCAAAGGAATCGAGGAGATCATCCAGATCTCCCTTACGGACCAAGAGCAGGCCGCTCTAGAAAAGTCTGCCGCCGCGGTTCGGGAATTGGTTGAAGCTTTAAAAAAACTGTAA
- a CDS encoding succinate dehydrogenase/fumarate reductase iron-sulfur subunit — translation MTKAINLTLKIWRQKNSDVKGAFETYHADNISTDMSFLEMLDVVNEQLTLDGKDPISFDHDCREGICGMCGTVVNGRAHGSEKGTTLCQLHMRHFLNGDTIVIEPWRSRAFPVIKDLAVNRSAFDKIIQAGGYISVNTGAAPEANTIPVPQDIAEKAMDAAACIGCGACVAACPNAAAMLFVGAKISQLALLPQGKPEGARRALSMVRKMDALGFGNCTNERECEAECPKEISIANIARMNREFIKAGFLSAEK, via the coding sequence GTGACCAAAGCCATCAATTTAACTCTAAAAATCTGGCGTCAAAAAAACTCGGATGTTAAGGGCGCCTTTGAAACCTATCATGCCGACAATATTTCCACCGACATGTCCTTTCTAGAGATGCTTGATGTGGTCAACGAACAATTGACCTTGGACGGCAAAGATCCGATTTCCTTTGACCATGACTGCCGGGAAGGCATCTGCGGGATGTGCGGCACCGTGGTCAACGGTCGCGCCCACGGCTCCGAAAAAGGGACGACCCTGTGTCAGCTTCACATGCGGCATTTTTTAAACGGAGACACCATTGTGATTGAACCCTGGCGCTCGCGGGCATTTCCGGTCATCAAAGATCTGGCGGTGAATCGTAGCGCTTTTGATAAAATCATTCAGGCCGGCGGGTACATTTCCGTCAACACCGGCGCGGCACCGGAAGCCAATACCATTCCCGTACCCCAGGACATTGCCGAAAAAGCCATGGATGCCGCCGCCTGTATCGGCTGCGGGGCCTGTGTCGCCGCCTGCCCCAATGCGGCCGCCATGCTTTTTGTCGGCGCCAAGATCTCTCAACTGGCCCTGCTGCCCCAGGGGAAACCCGAAGGCGCCCGGCGGGCCTTGTCCATGGTCCGGAAAATGGACGCGCTGGGTTTCGGCAACTGCACCAACGAAAGAGAGTGTGAAGCCGAATGCCCCAAAGAAATAT